The following DNA comes from Odocoileus virginianus isolate 20LAN1187 ecotype Illinois chromosome 34, Ovbor_1.2, whole genome shotgun sequence.
ACTATTCCCTGGAGTGTTTAATCATTCTTACCCTTCTTATTGTATTCCTCTTCTTCTCCTTAACCAGAAACTAGTCTAACAAAGTGATAAGACAGAAGCAGAATTATCCTAAAAGTCAAACAGGCTTTCCTTCTAGGTTTATTATTTACTAAATGACCTTTCCTACCTAGAAAGGTGAGGCAATGGATGTAAAACTGCCTGAAACACTTTACAGTGAAGAAATATGTAGAGAAAGACATTTACAACCCTGCTTCTCTTTGTCTATATTCTCAGCCAACATTAATTCTTTTCAAAGGTTTTTCTTGATGCCTTCTTTCCCTCCCCAGTAACTCCTTCCATCCTCTCTAACCCTAAGCAAAATTAAGGCAAGTTACCATCTTGCTTTCCCAACCAGAAAATGAGATTTTCTAGAAGTGTCAAGAGAATGAAGAAAGCTGGAGATGAGGAAAAATCTGTGTATATTTGaatcaaaaattaaagatactcTTGATTTTAGCCATACAAAAATCAAGATTTACTGATTATCATTGTATGTATTATTAGTTTAAGGAAATACATGGTtcagatagggaaaaaaaaactttagcatTGTGAAGTTTTTAAATAGAAAGCACAAATCAACTTATCAGTTCATTTATATCTTCAGATCACCAGAGACAATGTAAAAACAAAGACAGTTCGAATACTTCTGCCCAAATCTCCAATGCTAACTTAAATTTGGGATAATCACACTTGTAAAAAATCAAGTATCTTATTCCAGTTTTCAAAAATAGGATTATATGCCCTGAGTAGTTCTTCAAGAGCCTTCCTCAAACATGAACCATaaagcttaaaggaaaaaaattgcaaaaatgcTTTCTGATTCTGTGGCTTTTACAGTGAACAGGTTTTAATATGCAAGACATGAAATgaagttgcttcactcatgtccgactctttgcaaccccatggactgtagtctgccagctcttctgtccatgggattttccaggcaagaatactagagctggttgccatttccttctccatgggatcttccccacccagggatcgaacctgggtctcccgcattgcaggcagactctttaccatctgagccaccagggaatagtaACTGCTCTGATCAGAATTTAACTTTTAACAATTACTACTAATTCcttggaaaaacagaaagaatactTAATCAATTGAAACTTGAATTTTCCAAAGCAGCAGATACAAAAAGTGACAGTTTTTTGAGATTCTACTTAACTAattaagtcactcagtggtgtctgactctgcgaccccattgactgtaggctcctctgtccatggacttcttcaggcaagaatactgtagtgggtgccattcccttctccatgggatcttcccaattcagggatcaaacccaggtctcctgcattgcaggcagattcttcaccatctgagccaccagggaaaccacttAACTATAGAAAGTATTGCTATTTTTCTAGCTACTAAATTTGCTCATAGGTTTACATCTCCAAGAGTAAAGTCTCAGGTCCAGGGACTTGGATGAAGGCAGATATACCTAGGACTCAAAATTTAAGGATGCAGACACTCCCTATATTTGCCTGAAGGTGAGTACAAGCTTAAATTCAGGGCCTAAGGTGCTTCTCTGACCTCAATCCATTGCTGGTACGGTCAATTTTTTCCAAGTGTTCTTGTGTTTTGCAATATTTTTCAGTAAGGACACATCTCAAATGTAAATCGGGCCTTCCAATTTGTACTAACAGATATATTTGTATGGAATCTataatatgacttttaaaaaagcaagacgGTACAGGTACTTGCGGTGGGATTACAAATTAATCCGATTAACGATAGAAGAAACACATTTCTCTATAGATCTCAGATCCCTAACTTTTGCAGAGAGCTTTAagcatccccccaaaaaagtagGTTTATTAATTAAATAGGGTTGAGTCGCGCTGCAACACTCTGAAAGGGTGCCTAACACGCTCATGACAGTCATGCgtgagttaaaaaataataataaacattatcGAACCACTTTAAAGACGCATTAACTGTTCGATACAAATTAATGCAAGCCAACCAACACCCTCGAACCATCACTTGTAGAGACAGGTTAGGGGTAAACGAGGATTTCCAGGCGGGATTCGCAGTCCGTTCCCGTGTAGGCAAGTCAAGAAGCCACGAATCACACCGCAGGGAGGAAGCAGCAAAGACAGTCCGAGCCTGGAGCCCGGCGAGCGGCCGCTTAGCCCTCACCTCCCCGCGAGCCGTTAGAAAGCGAGCCGTGGACCCCGGGGAAGGGAGCCGGGCGGCGGGCTGGAAGTCGCGGGCGGCGGCGGAGCAGGCGCCTCCAGCCCGCCTCCGCTTCCCTCCCTGGCACCCACAGGTTCCCCACGAGGCCCAGCTTCCCGCAGAAGcggggaggaggaaaaggagccgAGAGAGTGGCCGAGGAAAGCGACACGAACCCTACGTCCCGCGCCGACAGAGATGCCGGAGGCCCCGCCATCACCTTCCGCGCTCCGGACTCCTACACTCGGGTCTCACCCGCCGCAGGAGGGTAGGCGGTGCCGACGCGAGGGAGGAGCCGAGAAAGCGAGGGAGGTgggtttaaaaaaacacttttgaatGAGGAAACTTTATTTGGTGCTTGTAGAAGAGACAAACAATGGCCGGCTCGAGGACCCGGAGATATCTTCCGGGGACGAAGGCGGGGACAGCTGAGGGCGACGAGAGGAGCGGAATCAGGAAGCGGGCGGAAGGCGGAAGCAAGCAGGGACCGGGACGTCTCTGGGACCAGGGAGTGGCTCGGGTCGCGGCGGCACGGGTCACGTGGTCCTGCGGTCACGTGGACAGGGCGACTGACGCTCCGCGGGGGCTTGTAGTCCTGTGCGCTTGCGCAGTGCCGGGCGCTGGCTGCGGCGCGGGTCGAGATTGGTACCGCCTGCGGGGGAGCGCGCCGGGCTGCGGATGCTGCTCGGTCCGCGGATGCTGCTCGGTCCGCGGAAGCTCGCGCGCTTCGCGCATCGCTCTTCTGTCCGGCCGAGAGGTTAGTGCACTGCCGTGTTCTCCGAGCTTGTATGGTCTCGCGCAGCGGTGCCCGCCTTTGCTGCCCGCCGCCCTGAATCTCTTAGGTCACATGTTTCCCCGGGACCGCGGAGGTCCCCTACCTGTTACGGTGATCTTTGGTCGACTTAACTGGAAGTCAAAAGCATTCCATCCATAACACATCTTGAATCCTTTTTTTTGAGCCAGTGCACAGCGGTAACTGCAAAGATCATTTTGAGCAGCTTAAGGAGTTGGAAGGCATGCTCCCAGGTTAGCGCCTCTTATCCATTGAGTTGTAGCCTAGTTGATACAGTTTTCTTAGTTGGTGTGTTCTTAGAAGTAGGAAATGCATCCAAGAACCGAGTAGCCGCCTTGTATTTCATTCAGAAAGTGTGAATTGAATACGTATTGTGTGCTGGGCACTCTGGTCACAGTAGACACAGCTGAACAGAGGGCAATTCTTTATTCTCAAGGAGCTTATATGCTacaggagagagagacaaaaatctCCTTTCCTCTTGTTTCTTCCCGTTATAGCATTGTGACTACTTACTGTATATTATAGCCTTAAGACGTATTTTATAGCATTGTGGCTATTTACTGTATATGTTAGTGGTTTACCGCATGTATTATCTGTCATCCCCACTGTGATGTAAGTTTCAAAGGACAgggatttttgtctattttattttcagctgtaTTAGCAAGtagaacaatgtctggcacatggtaggaaCTCAGTTCATAACTTGTGTGagttaataaagtaaaaacatgAAGTATTGGTAACTGATGTTAAATgcagtggagaaataaaaagtggaGGAAGCTAGTGctgctgtccttttttttttttttaagtgattctttttggctatgctgggtctttgtttctcctCAGCAGCttttctctgcagcatgtgggatattagttcccttaccaggaatcaaacccaagtgcCCTGTATTGCAAgatggatccttaaccactggaccaccagggaagtccctggtgtgCATTTTGAATGAAGTGGTCCAGGAAGACGTCACTGCCTAGGAGGCATTTGAGCAGAGgtctgaaggaggtgagggaatAAATAGGTTTACAGACACCTGGGAGAAGAGTATAAGGGTAGTAAGTGCACAGATCCAGATGCCAGAGTGACTGGAGACAAAGGAGTGAGGGGGAAAAGCTGTAGGAGACATGAGAGTGGTGATAAAGGCCAGAGAAGGGAGGACCATGCTGTCCACGTTAAGGTCTTTGACTTTTAGTTCAAGTGAAGTGTGAGGCCATCACTAAACTTTACGAAGAGGGAAGATGGAATCTGACTTAGTAAATTGGTGTATTTGGTTGTGATATTCAGAAGAATGTGAAGAACAGAAGCTGGGAACCCAGTGCAGATGCTGTGACAGTGATCCCTGGGCAAAACAGCAGCGTGGACCAGGGTGGTGGCCGGGTTGTTGAGGACCAGTCGGACCCAAGCCAGTGGGACTTGCTGACAGAGTGGttatggagaaggaagagaagcacCCAGGTGGCCTGCAGGTGAGGGGCGTTAGCAAAGATAAGGATGTAGTTGCTGTTTCAGGAGCCAGGGGAGACTGTGGGAAGAGGAGGATTTGTAGAAAGGTTTCAGAAGCTCAGTTTTGAGCCTGTTACAGTTTTCATGCTTGTCAGAGTAGTTTAGggataaatatttgctatttattaGTGTGTAGGTAACTACATCAAACTGTGAGTTTGGAGATCAACGGGAGCTGGGAATAGAGAAGAAATGTGGCCCAAATACTGAGCTTTGGTGCGTTACATTCTTGGGGTCGGAAACCAGCAGGAGAGACAGAGGTGCACCCAGTGAGCGTGCAAGTGGCGAGTGAGGGAGGGTGGAGTGGTCCGCTGTATCCCACGTTGCTGGTCAGTGAGCGGAAACGAAGGCTGAGAAGTGTCTGATGCAGGGGTCATTGCTGGCCTTGACAGATGGGTTTTGGTGAAGTGTTAGGAATGAAAGCCCGATGGGAGCGGGTTCAGGGATATCAGAGAAGAGGCGGTGAAGACAGGGAATAAAACTGCTtttctgaagatattttaaaagctgcAGGTTCTGCCTCCCAAATATCACAGGGACTCATCCTTGTCCTCATCCTTGTCCtcatcctttcattttattttttttgtcctcATCCTTTTAAAGGGAGATAACATATATGCAGTGGTTTCAGTGTTGTCTTTGGAACTGGAAAGGCTGGGACTGCCTTCCAGCTCTACATCGCAGACTATAAGCAATCCACCCCACTGAGCTTCCCTTTCCCCTGTGAAGTACCTCCCAGAATTGTTGTGAGGTGAAGCAGAGGATTTGCTGGGTACCAAGTACTCAGGAAGCAATGTCTTAGTCTCCATCAGTTCCTCCTCTATGTTTTAACCACAGATATGTTTCTTAGACGCGTATCTGATGATATGCGTCTCTTGTGAAAagctctgccttctccctgtTGGTGGAAACTCGTTAGGAAAAGTGCTTAGGATCCAGCCACTTCTGCCTCTCCTGGAGCTACACCCCGTTTGTCAGGTGAACTGTgtacctggggtgggggtggggggcaggggactTGTTGATCCCTCTGCCCTTTTGAAACCtggttcaaatgtcacctctgaTAAGCCCCATCCACCCTCAGCCAGAGGTTCCTTTCTCTGCACCCAAGAGCAATTGGTACATAACTCTGTAATGTACTCATCATAGTATACTGTTTCCCCCACTAGATGGTGAGTACTGAGATTGTTGTTATATACCTGTATTTCCAGCCCCTAGCATGTTACTTTGTTAAACAATTGTTATTGATTTCCTACTACaagcttactttttttttgcctgctatggggcatgtgggatcttagttccccaactagggatccaGCCTGTGCCCCCTTCcactggaagcgtggagtcttaaccactggatggccagggaagtccctccaggcTTACTTTTAAAGAACAAATGTTTTAAACTGTAAATAAGAGGGGAGATTATTTACGTATAGTATTtctattgggggggggggtgtgtgtgtatcttaacAACCTTTTGCCCTACTGCCATGCCCAGCCCCACCCTGAAAAGCATGTTCCCCTTCAAGAATCAGCTTGAACCTTTCTGGGAGCCTTTCCTGACTCTACATGTAGACTTAGGAACCTTCTATTGTAGTTCTTTGGTGGGGCCTAGGGCTGCACCACTCGGTTATAATAAGGCATTTGCACACACCTGTCTCCTTCAGGAGACCATTAGCTTGATGGCAGGAACCCTATTCTTCCATGGATGTATCCCTGGTCCCAGCTCATTGCTAATCTTATTTTACAggctgaataatttttttttggccttgacattggggatcttagtttcctgaccaggaatcgaacccatgccctctgtaGTGGAagggcagtcttaaccactggacagccagggaggtccctgaatACATTTTGAATAAAGGGGTTTAGAAGtactaatttcattttaaatagttgATATGCTAGTGAAGTAAATGAAGAGATCatcattactctttttttttctttttctttttttttgaggtcCTTTTCATGTCCTTGTAACCTTCCAGAAAGAAGACCAAAAGTTGACTACAGGTGatggaaacattaaaattttttttttaaccttttactaGGCTTcagttggaggaggaaatggctccccacgccagtattcttgcctggagaatctcatgggcagaggagcctggcgggctacagtccgtgggtcacaaagagtcagacgtggccgagtgactaacaacaacaggCTTCAGTTAGCTGTATCTGTTTTGCAAATGGTTTTACAGAAATATACCTGTTACCCAGGAAAACATTATacgtatttttttaatttattcgtttttttaattgaaggataattgctttacagaatttggttgttttctgtcaaacataaGCATGAATAAACCATAGATGTATgtatatccctccccatcccactcctctaggtggatacagagtccctgtcttgagttccctgagtcctatagccaattcccattggctgtctttcttacatatggtgatataagtttccatgttactcttcccccctccccatgtccgtaagtctgttctgtatgtctgtttctccattgctgccctgcaaataaattcatcagtaccatctttctagattccatatatatgtgttagtatatgatgttgactttctctttctgacttacttcactctgtataataggctctaggttgatccacctcattagaactgattcaaatgcattcctttttatggctgagtaatagtccatggtgtatatgtaccacagcttctttatgcattcatctcgtatgtatttttttaagttttttttttttctcaacttgaACTTTGAATTCTTGTCTTTTAGCTTGGGTTATGGTAATGTCAGCCAGACTTCTCAGAGCCCTGGCTGGATCTCACCATATTTTGTCAAAAGCATGTCAGTGCCAAAGACTTATTCATCGAATGTTAAAACCACTTAAGGAATTTGAGACTGCAGCACACACAGCCCTGACAAGAAATCAGAACTTGGATTTGTTCTTTCCTGATGCAGCAATTGGTGGTTGGAATAAGTCTCAGGTCCTGCGGATGAACCAGAAAATGTCAAATACAAATGTATTCCCTGCATTCAACGCTGTGCGTTGCCAAGATGAAGAAGCTCACCTTCCAACCAAGAACTCCGTCAGTACTCACAGAAAAGTGACTCACAAACCAAATCTGCTAGGTTCTAAGtggtttataaaaatattaaagagacaTTCCTCATCTGTGTCCACGGAAGCAGTTTCTAAACAAGACTTTCCGCAAATCAAGAGACCACTGAAAGCTTCGAGGACCAGGCAGCCATCTAGGACCAATCTTCCAGTTCTGCCTGTGAACGAGGTAAAAACACGGGTGGTGGTGGTGCCTCTGTTCCCTGACGATCACCCTAAACCCCTGTGTGTCCCAGCTCAGCCTCCCTGCCAGCATAGGAGAGCACCTGCTCAGCGCTGCCTTCAGGGTCTTTGAAGCCTAATAGTACAACCTGTTACCTCCAAAAGGAATCAGCATCGTAATTTTAGGAATTAGTGGTACATgtaaagggcttcctaggtggctcagtggtaaagaaccctcctgccgatgcaggcgacaggggtttgatccctgggttgggacaattccccggaggaggaaatggcaacccactccagcattcttgcctggcaaattccatggaccgagaaaccaggcgggctgcagtccctggggttgcaaagagtcagacgtgactgagcaactgagcacgaaCTCACAATGTGTATAAAGGCAAAATAGAggcaattaaatattaaaatgtagttTATAAAAGGATTAGTTAATGGTCTAAGGAAATTTTGGAAAAGACTGGTATTAAGTTCACTTTAGGAATACTGCTATTTAACAGGCCCCACttaaaaaaagtcaaactgtAGAAATTCTATattaagtttaagaaaaaaatttttaagtgaactGTGTAGATAGGTAAGCATTTATAAGCTGATGATGACTGCGTGGGAGTGGGTGGCAAAAGGACATGGCAAGttagaatttaaaaagcagagtgaaGGTCTTTGCTTTTTATCCTTTGAAGGTTGAAGGGGGTATTTTTATCCCCTGTTATGAGGTTTATGGGAATTTCTCTACAATTTGCTTTTCCCCACTAAATGGTAAATATTTAAGGTGAAGATCAAGCCCTTCATtaacctgtgtatcctgcataATATGTAAAACTGTGccttatatttaataaatgtttattaaactgaaaaggatggaagagaagcaaaggaatCTTTGATGTCTGTAGTCATCAACATTAAAAATAGGActgttgaatatttaaaatttaatgagaCATTCTGAATCTATCAGAAAACAGGTTAGGGTCGAAACAGGTTAAAATTTCGATTTTGAGAAGTAGACCCTGAGCATTTAATTTGgtaggtttttttgtttctttttttttttttttttttttactgtgaggttgacttcctttaaaaAAGTATACAGGCCTTCTTGTCATATCCTCAGGTTGTGAAGTTAGGGCCTGAttagtgttagtcagtcagtcatgtctgactcttcgtgactccgtgaactatagccagccaggctcctctggccatgggctatcccaggcaaggatattggagtgggttgccattccctttgacatgggatcttccggacccagggatcaaacctggtctcctgcgttgcaggcaacttctttaccatctgagccaccaggactggTTAATGACTTTTATTTTGGATTCTAgctttgtttacatttttgttttgtttctttcaaacCCAGGATATAAAGGATGAGAGTTTTGGATTCATTCTACTTTCACCCCTTTCTTTGTAGCTCTTGAGTTTTTAATTACGTTGTTTCGCTTATGTGATCATCCGGGAAATTTAGCATTTAAGtaactgaaagaaaattaagtgtAGAAACCTGAATTATAGCAGATCGAAAAAGGAGGATCAAgtcccttttttcttttgttatatctGGCAACCCAGAGCAGGATCAAGTGTCTTATGAAAGAAAGGCTGGCAAAGTCAGagatgtcacttttttttttttaatagctgttgGTTATAAATTGTCAGAGGCATTATTTCTTTGGGTTGTCCATGGACTTGAAAGCAATTTTCCtaaattccattttttatttttctttttagaatttttttttctgcttccagGAAAGGAtttgaagtaaattttaaaaatttaatgtttccAATGAGGTAATAAAAgcattacatttaaaatagagcAAGCAGTTGACatgagcagagaaagaaatattatcaGATACTTGATATGGATAATCTAGTTGAACGTTTAGTTCTGAGGAGCCCAGTAATTAAGGGAAAACCAGGAATCCTCCTGGGTTGTACATTTCATGTTgtctaacaagaaaaaaaagaaaaacataagaatGTCTTGCAagaaatagctttttttccaTCACCAAATTTAAGGCATCATTTGTTTCCTGGGTCCTGAGGTAGGACATGTTGCGTAACGTAGTAGCTGTGACTTCAGTTTGCATTTTgcaaaaacagaagcagtatgtCTTTTCTCTGGAAGCAcaggaaaatgatagaaaatcttttctatttctttttttttttttaatcttttctatttctaaGAGGTTTTCTAAAGTGATCTGAGGGACTGTGATTTGGGAGCATTATTTTCTAATGATCTCACAGGTGAACGTAAGCCGTAGGTAATAGATGGCGAGGGCTGAAGACTAGTTTTGGTCTGCCCCGAGTAGCGGGCCCCTGCATTTCCTCATGGGCATCACGGCGCTGGCCAGTCCCCTGTGGGGTGGAGCCCTTACCTCCACTCTGGACTGAGTCAGGAAAGGACTCTACTTTGTACCAGAAAGAGACACAGTTTGTCTCATTCCCCGTCCGTGTACCTGAACTCACCCTCTTCCTGAAATGGACTGCATGAGCCTGCTCACCTATGTGTCGGAATCAGCGCTTCACCTGGTCCCGTTCGCAGAGATCCTGCCCTGTTGAGATACCCAGCCTCCATCCCACTGGCTCATCATTTATCATGACAGGGACAGTGCTCCTGGGCGGTCTGTCCTGTCTTGGAGGAGGACGACGCCTGAGGATGAGGGCCACTCTGAGCAGCGTGGACGCTGGCTGGGGAGGACGGTGGGACCCCCAGTAGTGGCGTGTTGTGAAATTAACTAGTGGGTTGTTAGtttcttttccccctttggtTTGCTTGTGTAATGCAATAGAATCAGTGCGTCGTTCATGATAAAGGTATATACCGTTCTGTGATGCTTTCATGTCGGTTACCCGTGTGGGGGCCTATATGTGGTCTGTATGTGAAGGGCTGCTTTCGGATGTACAGCTCACCATGGGCTGTAGTCAGAAAGCTTAAAATCCGAAGCCTCATACTGTGCTGTGCTgcgtttagttgcccagtcatgtccaaccctttgcaaggctgtgaactgtggcctgctaggctcctctgtccatggggattctccaggcaagaatactggagtgagttgccatgccctcctccaggggatcttcccaacccagggatcaaaatcaggtctcccacgttgcaggtggattctttaccctctgagccaccaaagaaagCCAGAAGAAGCCTTATAGTAGTAATGTAAAATATATCTGTTTTATAACTTTGACCTGTAACCTCTACTTGAGCTTAGCCAAAAGGTCAAGAAGCGGTCACCTATAACTTGTCCATAACAGGAAAATGTacatcctcccccccccccccccagtaatACAGAAGTaagattaccaaaaaaaaaaaaaaaccttaattttttttcagtaaaagaatgtgaataaaaataaactttctttttcaagaaaagtaTTCCATCAGAGTGTGTGATATTCTAAAACAAGAATCATATATAAATTTCTAGCCCCATCTGCTGGAATATGTTTTCTGTGaccagaaaaatgaaacataGTACACACACAGTGGTTTTCTTGGctttggtttgggttttgtttgtttaacattttaaaatagaaaggcCTAAATTTAAGTCCTAAATCCAAGAACAATTTTAGGTTGGTTtgacacatttatttaagaacaaGTTGTTGAGCCCCATCCTGGAACCTGAAGAttgctatatattaatatttgcatttaatgCCCAAAAAAGAATgattcattataaaaaaaaaaatccagaaaaagatatgtctgaaagtgaaagcttCTTGCAgaataaaaacatctttaaatgatgggggtagggggtggggcgGGAGTTAATGTGAAGATGACACTCTCCCTTTCCCAAATGGATTTAAATACAGTCTTGaaatcaaaaagcaaaggaaataaaactccCCAAAGATA
Coding sequences within:
- the RMND1 gene encoding required for meiotic nuclear division protein 1 homolog isoform X2 yields the protein MAGSRTRRYLPGTKAGTAEGDERSGIRKRAEGGSKQGPGRLWDQGVARVAAARVTWSCGHVDRATDAPRGLVVLCACAVPGAGCGAGRDWYRLRGSAPGCGCCSVRGCCSVRGSSRASRIALLSGREKEDQKLTTAWVMVMSARLLRALAGSHHILSKACQCQRLIHRMLKPLKEFETAAHTALTRNQNLDLFFPDAAIGGWNKSQVLRMNQKMSNTNVFPAFNAVRCQDEEAHLPTKNSVSTHRKVTHKPNLLGSKWFIKILKRHSSSVSTEAVSKQDFPQIKRPLKASRTRQPSRTNLPVLPVNEDLMQCTAFATADEYHLGSLSQDLTSHGYVEVTSLPRDAANILVMGVENSAKEGDPGTIFFFREGAAVFWNVKDQTMKHVMQVLEKHEIQPYEIALVHWENEELNYTKTEGQSKLHRGEIRLNSELDLDDAILEKFAFSNALCLSVKLAIWEASLDKFVESIQSIPEALKAGKKVKLSHEEVMQKMGELFALRHRINLSSDFLITPDFYWDRENLEELYDKTCRFLSITRRVKVMNEKLQHCMELTDLMRNHLNEKRALRLEWMIVILITIEVLFELGRVFFLIK
- the RMND1 gene encoding required for meiotic nuclear division protein 1 homolog isoform X1, whose product is MAGSRTRRYLPGTKAGTAEGDERSGIRKRAEGGSKQGPGRLWDQGVARVAAARVTWSCGHVDRATDAPRGLVVLCACAVPGAGCGAGRDWYRLRGSAPGCGCCSVRGCCSVRGSSRASRIALLSGREICFLDAYLMICVSCEKLCLLPVGGNSLGKVLRIQPLLPLLELHPVCQKEDQKLTTAWVMVMSARLLRALAGSHHILSKACQCQRLIHRMLKPLKEFETAAHTALTRNQNLDLFFPDAAIGGWNKSQVLRMNQKMSNTNVFPAFNAVRCQDEEAHLPTKNSVSTHRKVTHKPNLLGSKWFIKILKRHSSSVSTEAVSKQDFPQIKRPLKASRTRQPSRTNLPVLPVNEDLMQCTAFATADEYHLGSLSQDLTSHGYVEVTSLPRDAANILVMGVENSAKEGDPGTIFFFREGAAVFWNVKDQTMKHVMQVLEKHEIQPYEIALVHWENEELNYTKTEGQSKLHRGEIRLNSELDLDDAILEKFAFSNALCLSVKLAIWEASLDKFVESIQSIPEALKAGKKVKLSHEEVMQKMGELFALRHRINLSSDFLITPDFYWDRENLEELYDKTCRFLSITRRVKVMNEKLQHCMELTDLMRNHLNEKRALRLEWMIVILITIEVLFELGRVFFLIK